From Actinopolymorpha cephalotaxi, one genomic window encodes:
- a CDS encoding cytochrome c oxidase subunit 4, with amino-acid sequence MKAEGYIFAILTGFFVLVTPIYWFLSHDPTGTSALVMTTLLAALVAFYVLLTARRVGPRPEDRKDAEIAEGAGELGFFSPHSWWPLACAASLSVVVLGIVFGWWLFIIGAAVGAVSVLGMVFEYYRGEHAH; translated from the coding sequence GTGAAGGCCGAGGGATACATCTTCGCGATCCTGACCGGATTCTTCGTGCTCGTCACGCCCATCTACTGGTTTCTGTCCCACGACCCGACGGGGACCAGCGCGCTGGTGATGACCACGTTGCTCGCCGCCCTGGTGGCGTTCTACGTGCTCCTCACGGCCCGACGGGTGGGCCCGCGCCCGGAGGACCGCAAGGACGCCGAGATCGCGGAGGGGGCCGGCGAACTCGGCTTCTTCAGCCCGCACAGCTGGTGGCCGCTGGCCTGCGCGGCGTCCTTGTCGGTGGTCGTCCTGGGCATCGTCTTCGGTTGGTGGCTCTTCATCATCGGTGCCGCGGTGGGCGCGGTGTCCGTGCTCGGCATGGTCTTCGAGTACTACCGCGGGGAGCACGCGCACTGA
- a CDS encoding amidohydrolase family protein — protein sequence MAPDAGAAAEPGGVDAHHHVWDLSVRPEPWIEGPEMAPIDRTFHLSDLAPHAKAAGVTRTVLVQTVPDVDETRDFLALADDSDLVGAVTGWVNLTADSVADDLAELAAAPGGRFLRAIRHGVQGEDDPAWLCRPDVRRGLAAVAGAGLRYELLTIPVQLPAAVETVRALPDAAFVLDHCSKPEIARGRLEPWAGQIRRLAAYPNVTCKLSGLVTEADRASWDVAALRPYVDVVLEAFGPDRVMFGSDWPVCLLASSYADWVAAARELTAHLTPTERAGVFGGTARRVYALE from the coding sequence ATGGCGCCTGACGCCGGCGCCGCGGCCGAGCCCGGCGGCGTGGACGCCCACCACCACGTCTGGGATCTTTCCGTACGTCCGGAGCCGTGGATCGAGGGGCCGGAGATGGCCCCGATCGACCGGACGTTCCACCTGTCCGACCTCGCGCCGCACGCGAAGGCGGCCGGGGTGACCCGGACGGTGCTGGTGCAGACGGTGCCCGACGTCGACGAGACGCGGGACTTCCTCGCCCTCGCCGACGACAGCGACCTCGTGGGTGCGGTGACCGGCTGGGTCAACCTCACCGCGGACTCCGTTGCCGACGACCTCGCCGAGCTGGCAGCCGCGCCGGGCGGGCGGTTCCTGCGGGCCATCCGGCACGGGGTGCAGGGCGAGGACGACCCGGCCTGGCTGTGCCGGCCCGACGTGCGGCGCGGCCTCGCCGCTGTGGCCGGCGCCGGGCTGCGCTACGAGCTGCTCACGATCCCGGTGCAGCTGCCGGCGGCGGTGGAGACGGTGCGGGCGCTTCCGGACGCGGCGTTCGTCCTCGACCACTGCTCCAAGCCGGAGATCGCCCGGGGCCGGCTCGAGCCGTGGGCCGGGCAGATCCGCCGCCTCGCCGCGTACCCCAACGTCACCTGCAAGCTGTCCGGGCTGGTGACCGAGGCCGACCGGGCGTCCTGGGACGTCGCCGCCCTGCGTCCTTACGTCGACGTGGTGCTGGAGGCGTTCGGCCCGGACCGGGTGATGTTCGGCTCGGACTGGCCGGTGTGCCTGCTGGCCTCGTCGTACGCCGACTGGGTGGCGGCCGCCCGGGAGCTGACGGCGCACCTGACGCCGACTGAACGCGCCGGCGTGTTCGGCGGCACCGCCCGCCGGGTGTACGCGCTGGAGTGA
- a CDS encoding carbohydrate kinase family protein — MPIAVTGSIATDHLMTFGGKFRDSLVVDQLDKISVSFLADDLEVRRGGVAANIAFGMACLGLDPVLVGAVGHDFADYRSWLERHGVDCGSVHTSDEHHTARFVCTTDSSHAQIATFYPGAMSEARKIELAPVADRVGGLDLVVVGANDPEAMRRHTDECRDRGYAFAADPSQQLAWSDGELIRELIDGATYFLSNEYESALTEQKTGWNTEEILTRVGVVVTTLGSEGVRIHRKGEAPIHVGVAPVRGLVDPTGVGDGFRAGFLASVGWGLDLERAAQVGCLLAAHVIETVGPQEYHLTRETFLGRLAEAYGDDAAADVEPMLTRVQEKITGS, encoded by the coding sequence GTGCCAATCGCGGTTACCGGGTCGATCGCCACCGACCACCTCATGACGTTCGGCGGCAAGTTCCGCGACTCGCTCGTGGTCGACCAGCTGGACAAGATCTCGGTGTCCTTCCTCGCCGACGACCTCGAGGTGCGCCGGGGTGGCGTCGCCGCCAACATCGCGTTCGGCATGGCCTGCCTCGGCCTGGACCCGGTCCTCGTCGGCGCGGTCGGCCACGACTTCGCCGACTACCGTTCGTGGCTGGAGCGACACGGCGTCGACTGCGGCTCGGTGCACACCAGTGACGAACACCACACCGCGAGATTCGTGTGTACGACCGACTCCTCGCACGCCCAGATCGCCACGTTCTACCCCGGCGCGATGAGCGAGGCCAGGAAGATCGAGCTCGCACCGGTCGCCGATCGCGTCGGCGGGCTCGACCTGGTGGTGGTCGGCGCCAACGACCCCGAGGCGATGCGCCGGCACACCGACGAGTGCCGTGACCGCGGCTACGCGTTCGCCGCCGACCCCTCCCAGCAGCTGGCCTGGTCCGACGGCGAGCTGATCCGGGAGCTGATCGACGGCGCCACGTACTTCCTCTCCAACGAGTACGAATCCGCGCTGACCGAGCAGAAGACCGGCTGGAACACCGAGGAGATCCTGACCAGGGTCGGCGTGGTCGTCACCACGCTCGGCTCGGAGGGTGTCCGCATCCACCGCAAGGGCGAGGCGCCCATCCACGTGGGGGTCGCACCTGTGCGGGGCCTGGTCGACCCCACCGGCGTGGGCGACGGCTTCCGTGCCGGTTTCCTGGCCTCGGTCGGCTGGGGGCTCGACCTCGAGCGCGCCGCCCAGGTCGGCTGCCTGCTCGCGGCGCACGTGATCGAGACCGTCGGCCCGCAGGAGTACCACCTCACCCGGGAGACCTTCCTCGGCCGGCTCGCCGAGGCGTACGGCGACGACGCCGCGGCCGACGTCGAGCCCATGCTCACCCGCGTCCAGGAGAAGATCACCGGCTCCTGA
- a CDS encoding M81 family metallopeptidase, with the protein MTYRIAIAGMSTESSTFTTHRTGLADFRVVRGEELADRYPFLTGWRLPEHPEVEFVPLLQASALPGGQVLPEVYDQIEAEILERLRAALDEGELHGFYFDIHGAMAVEGRRDAEAALAHRIRSLVGSDCVVSASMDLHGQVSEDLAETVDLLTAYRTAPHVDYVETRERAVRNLVRCLVEEIRPVRAWVRVPVLLPGEMTSTRVEPARSVYASVEEAERLDGVMDASLWVGYAWADEPRSAATVVVYGTDHDVVGTQAERIARAWWDARHDFEFCAPAGPAGWCVAQAFESGRRPFFVSDSGDNPTAGGSNDVAWLLGHLLATPALASGDRTAIWASCVAPDAVRTCVDAGVGARVDVEVGGVFGGGEPVAMSGEVTHVTREDQVGGDIAVVRSGGVSAVLTSRRKPFHYVAHLQALGLEPADHDLTAVKIGYLQPDLYQAAKGWVLALTPGGVDQDLLRLDHQHVVRPVHPLDADFADPDLTPVIFG; encoded by the coding sequence ATGACCTACCGCATCGCCATCGCCGGCATGTCCACCGAGTCGAGCACCTTCACCACCCACCGCACCGGCCTGGCCGACTTCCGCGTCGTCCGGGGCGAGGAGCTCGCCGACCGCTACCCGTTCCTGACCGGCTGGCGGCTGCCCGAGCACCCCGAGGTGGAGTTCGTCCCGCTGCTGCAGGCGTCCGCGCTGCCGGGCGGTCAGGTACTGCCGGAGGTGTACGACCAGATCGAGGCGGAGATCCTGGAGCGGCTGCGGGCCGCGCTGGACGAGGGCGAGCTGCACGGGTTCTACTTCGACATCCACGGCGCGATGGCGGTCGAGGGGCGGCGGGACGCGGAGGCCGCGCTGGCGCACCGGATCCGCTCCCTGGTCGGTTCGGACTGCGTGGTCTCGGCGTCGATGGACCTGCACGGGCAGGTGTCGGAGGACCTCGCCGAGACCGTCGACCTGCTCACGGCCTACCGCACGGCTCCGCACGTGGACTACGTCGAGACGCGCGAGCGGGCGGTACGCAACCTCGTCCGCTGCCTGGTCGAGGAGATCCGGCCGGTGCGGGCGTGGGTGCGGGTCCCGGTGCTGCTCCCGGGCGAGATGACCAGCACCCGGGTGGAGCCCGCGCGGTCGGTCTACGCCTCGGTCGAGGAGGCCGAACGCCTGGACGGCGTCATGGACGCCTCGTTGTGGGTGGGGTACGCCTGGGCGGACGAGCCGCGCTCGGCGGCGACCGTGGTCGTGTACGGCACCGACCACGACGTGGTCGGCACCCAGGCCGAGCGGATCGCCCGGGCCTGGTGGGACGCCCGGCACGACTTCGAGTTCTGTGCACCGGCCGGACCGGCCGGCTGGTGCGTGGCGCAGGCGTTCGAGTCCGGCCGGCGGCCGTTCTTCGTCAGCGACTCCGGCGACAACCCCACCGCGGGCGGATCCAACGACGTCGCCTGGCTGCTCGGCCACCTGCTGGCCACCCCCGCCCTGGCCTCCGGTGACCGCACCGCGATCTGGGCCAGTTGCGTCGCCCCCGACGCCGTACGCACCTGCGTGGACGCGGGAGTCGGCGCGCGGGTCGACGTCGAGGTCGGCGGCGTCTTCGGCGGCGGCGAGCCGGTGGCGATGAGCGGCGAGGTCACCCACGTCACCCGCGAGGACCAGGTGGGCGGCGACATCGCGGTGGTGCGTTCCGGCGGAGTGTCCGCGGTGCTCACCAGCAGGCGCAAGCCGTTCCACTACGTCGCCCACCTGCAGGCGCTCGGGCTGGAGCCGGCCGACCACGACCTGACCGCCGTGAAGATCGGGTACCTCCAGCCCGACCTCTACCAGGCCGCCAAGGGCTGGGTGCTGGCGCTCACCCCCGGCGGCGTCGACCAGGACCTGCTCCGGCTGGACCACCAGCACGTCGTACGTCCGGTGCACCCGCTGGACGCCGATTTCGCCGACCCCGACCTGACGCCGGTGATCTTCGGGTAG
- the ctaC gene encoding aa3-type cytochrome oxidase subunit II: protein MASLVGIALLVVSGCSTEQLDTWKRGGMPPPASDRATHTLSLWQGAWIAALAVGVLVWGLIIWAVIAYRRRDDSVPPQVRYHLPIEILYSAVPFVIIAVLFFFTVRDQNAILKVDKNEPPATVVNVVGQQWSWTFNYENAPGVGTVWETGNPEHLPTLYLPVGKKVGFKLNSPDVVHSFFIPAFLFKMDVFPGKTNYFELTPTKEGEFAGKCAELCGVYHSRMLFTVHVVSQEKYDAHLRQLKAKGQTGLNLGGAATRTQQGLQVEGTK from the coding sequence GTGGCGTCGCTCGTAGGCATCGCACTGCTGGTGGTGAGTGGATGCTCCACCGAGCAGCTCGACACCTGGAAGCGGGGCGGCATGCCCCCGCCGGCGAGTGACCGGGCCACCCACACCCTGAGTCTGTGGCAGGGCGCCTGGATCGCCGCGCTCGCGGTCGGCGTGCTGGTCTGGGGGCTGATCATCTGGGCGGTGATCGCCTACCGCCGCCGGGACGACTCCGTTCCGCCGCAGGTCCGTTACCACCTGCCGATCGAGATCCTCTACTCCGCGGTCCCGTTCGTGATCATCGCGGTGCTGTTCTTCTTCACCGTGCGCGACCAGAACGCCATCCTCAAGGTCGACAAGAACGAGCCGCCGGCCACCGTCGTCAACGTCGTCGGCCAGCAGTGGAGCTGGACGTTCAACTACGAGAACGCTCCCGGCGTCGGCACGGTGTGGGAGACGGGGAACCCCGAGCACCTCCCGACGCTCTACCTTCCCGTGGGCAAGAAGGTCGGTTTCAAGCTCAACTCACCCGATGTGGTGCACTCCTTCTTCATCCCGGCGTTCCTGTTCAAGATGGACGTCTTCCCGGGCAAGACCAACTACTTCGAGCTGACCCCCACCAAGGAGGGTGAGTTCGCCGGCAAGTGCGCCGAGCTCTGCGGTGTCTACCACTCCCGGATGCTGTTCACCGTGCACGTGGTGAGCCAGGAGAAGTACGACGCGCACCTGCGCCAGCTCAAGGCCAAGGGCCAGACGGGCCTGAACCTCGGCGGCGCGGCTACACGCACCCAGCAGGGTCTGCAGGTGGAGGGAACCAAGTGA
- a CDS encoding aldo/keto reductase, whose product MGKRATQRHRLGTSDVEVTTLGLGTAPLGGLFTSVADETAAAVVKAALDAGLNYLDTAPLYGHGTAERRVGTALSGIGRSEYVLSSKVGRLIVPVEGADGGEAGGGPNANGYADAPPSEATFDYTRDGILRSVTESLERLGLDRVDVLYIHDPDDHEEEALTVAYPAVRELRDQGVVRAIGVGMNQSRIPTRFVRETDVDAVLLAGRYTLLEQPGAEDLLPACLERDTSIVIGGVYNSGLLADPRPGATYNYAEAPEHLIARALELAGICERHGVPLKAAAIQFPLWHPAVATVLTGARSVAELEENLAMMEYDIPGALWDDLADAGVKRYGA is encoded by the coding sequence ATGGGCAAGCGGGCCACGCAGCGCCACCGGCTCGGCACGAGCGACGTCGAGGTCACCACGCTGGGGCTGGGAACCGCCCCTCTCGGCGGGCTGTTCACCTCCGTCGCCGACGAGACCGCGGCCGCGGTGGTGAAGGCCGCGCTGGACGCCGGCCTCAACTACCTCGACACCGCTCCTCTGTACGGCCACGGGACCGCCGAGCGCCGGGTGGGCACCGCGCTGTCCGGAATCGGCCGTTCCGAGTACGTCCTGTCCTCCAAGGTCGGCCGGCTGATCGTGCCCGTCGAGGGTGCGGACGGCGGTGAGGCCGGCGGCGGGCCGAACGCCAACGGGTACGCCGACGCGCCGCCGTCGGAGGCGACGTTCGACTACACCCGCGACGGCATCCTCCGTTCGGTGACCGAGAGCCTGGAACGCCTCGGCCTGGACCGGGTGGACGTCCTCTACATCCACGACCCCGACGACCACGAGGAGGAGGCCCTCACGGTCGCCTACCCCGCGGTCCGCGAGCTGCGCGACCAGGGCGTCGTGCGCGCGATCGGCGTGGGCATGAACCAGTCCCGCATCCCGACCCGGTTCGTCCGCGAGACCGACGTCGACGCGGTCCTGCTGGCCGGGCGGTACACGCTGCTGGAGCAGCCCGGAGCCGAGGACCTGCTGCCGGCCTGCCTGGAGCGGGACACCTCGATCGTGATCGGCGGCGTCTACAACTCCGGCCTGCTGGCCGACCCCCGCCCGGGCGCGACGTACAACTACGCGGAGGCGCCGGAGCACCTGATCGCCCGGGCACTGGAGCTGGCCGGGATCTGCGAGCGGCACGGCGTACCCCTCAAGGCGGCGGCGATCCAGTTCCCGCTGTGGCATCCGGCGGTGGCGACCGTCCTCACCGGCGCGCGCAGCGTGGCCGAGCTGGAGGAGAACCTCGCGATGATGGAGTACGACATCCCCGGCGCGTTGTGGGACGACCTCGCCGACGCGGGAGTGAAGCGGTATGGCGCCTGA
- a CDS encoding enolase C-terminal domain-like protein: protein MAKLVAVDVHDVRFPTSRELHGSDAMNPDPDYSAAYVVLRTSDGPDGHGFAFTIGRGNEVQCAAIRALAPALVGRDVEEICADLGRVYFDLVDDSQFRWLGPEKGLMHMAIGAVVNAVWDLAGRRAGLPVWKLLADLTPEQIVGLVDWRYLRDALTPEEALDLLRAAEPGRAAREERLRTHGLKAYTTTPGWLGYDDETVDRLSRQAVADGFGQIKLKVGRDVDDDRRRLGVARRAVGPDVRIAVDANQCWDVAEAVRWVDRLRDFDLWWVEEPTSPDDVLGHAAIRRGIAPIRVATGEHAQNRVIVKQLLQAGAIDVLQPDAARVGGVNENIAILLLAAKFGVPVCPHAGGVGLCELVQHLAMFDEVAVAGHRPDRVVEYVDHLHEHFADPVRIVAGAYAAPTAPGMSAELLPSTLADYRYPDGPVWAGSPEPAGTVG, encoded by the coding sequence GTGGCGAAACTGGTCGCGGTCGACGTACACGACGTGCGGTTCCCGACGTCCCGCGAGCTGCACGGCTCCGACGCCATGAACCCCGACCCCGACTACTCCGCGGCGTACGTCGTCCTGCGTACCAGCGATGGACCTGACGGACACGGCTTCGCGTTCACCATCGGCCGGGGCAACGAGGTGCAGTGCGCGGCGATCCGGGCGCTCGCCCCGGCCCTGGTCGGCCGGGACGTCGAGGAGATCTGCGCCGACCTCGGCCGGGTCTACTTCGACCTGGTGGACGACTCGCAGTTTCGCTGGCTCGGCCCCGAGAAGGGCCTGATGCACATGGCGATCGGCGCGGTCGTCAACGCCGTCTGGGACCTCGCCGGCCGGCGCGCGGGCCTGCCGGTGTGGAAACTGCTCGCGGACCTGACGCCGGAGCAGATCGTCGGCCTGGTCGACTGGCGCTACCTTCGCGACGCGCTCACCCCGGAGGAGGCGCTCGACCTGCTCCGGGCGGCCGAACCCGGCCGCGCCGCCCGCGAGGAACGCCTTCGTACGCACGGACTCAAGGCGTACACCACCACGCCGGGCTGGCTCGGGTACGACGACGAGACGGTCGACCGGCTGTCCCGGCAGGCCGTCGCGGACGGGTTCGGGCAGATCAAGCTGAAGGTGGGCCGGGACGTCGACGACGACCGGCGCCGGCTCGGTGTGGCCCGCCGGGCGGTCGGCCCGGACGTCCGGATCGCCGTGGACGCCAACCAGTGCTGGGACGTCGCGGAGGCGGTCCGCTGGGTGGACCGGTTGCGTGACTTCGACCTGTGGTGGGTGGAGGAGCCGACCTCACCCGACGACGTGCTCGGCCACGCCGCGATCCGGCGGGGGATCGCGCCGATCCGGGTGGCGACCGGTGAGCACGCCCAGAACCGCGTCATCGTCAAGCAGCTGTTGCAGGCGGGCGCGATCGACGTCCTGCAGCCGGACGCGGCCCGGGTCGGCGGGGTGAACGAGAACATCGCGATCCTGCTGCTGGCCGCGAAGTTCGGTGTGCCCGTGTGCCCGCACGCCGGGGGCGTCGGCCTGTGCGAACTCGTGCAGCACCTGGCGATGTTCGACGAGGTGGCCGTCGCGGGGCACCGGCCGGACCGGGTGGTGGAGTACGTCGACCACCTGCACGAGCACTTCGCCGACCCGGTACGGATCGTGGCCGGCGCCTACGCCGCGCCGACCGCGCCCGGCATGTCGGCGGAGCTGCTCCCGTCCACGCTCGCCGACTACCGCTACCCGGACGGTCCGGTGTGGGCGGGCTCGCCGGAACCGGCCGGCACGGTGGGATAG
- a CDS encoding L,D-transpeptidase has product MRSTVRKAGVLAAMLAIVLVVGCQSQSTGNPIEANANPGDRSAATPKKTAAPAKVALSAKESAKVALTDPVKVSVSGGKLDEVTVTSEGVDDLQGSMNAARTLWTAKAGALLPGRTYKVEAIAKNSEGRPTGLHQSFTTAPPAKVLGTDVTPLNGYNVGVGMPVIVKFSEPVENRAAAQKRLVLETSKPVEGAWHWFSDSEVHYRPRTYWPAHTNVTLKVNTKDFDAGNGAWGIKDKVRRFSITNSVVTKVDLDRTHTAKVYVDGKLARTIDVTGGKKGWRTRNGTKVILEKRENVLFKNEAIGEKEHYRLTGRWALRLTWSGEFLHTATWSTASQGHANTSHGCVGMSTRDSDWLWHVAHVGDPVEVSSKHGSPMQTTGNGYGDWNMSWSDWKAGSAL; this is encoded by the coding sequence ATGCGGTCAACGGTGCGTAAAGCAGGGGTGCTGGCAGCGATGCTGGCAATAGTGCTGGTGGTCGGTTGTCAGTCGCAGTCCACGGGGAATCCGATCGAGGCCAACGCCAATCCGGGCGACCGGTCGGCGGCGACTCCCAAGAAGACGGCAGCACCGGCGAAGGTCGCGCTTTCGGCGAAGGAGTCGGCGAAGGTGGCACTCACCGATCCGGTGAAGGTCTCCGTCAGTGGCGGAAAGCTCGACGAGGTGACGGTCACCAGCGAGGGCGTCGACGACCTCCAGGGATCGATGAACGCCGCCAGGACGCTCTGGACCGCCAAGGCCGGCGCGCTTCTGCCGGGCAGAACCTACAAGGTCGAGGCGATCGCCAAGAACTCCGAAGGGCGGCCGACAGGCCTCCACCAGAGCTTCACCACGGCACCGCCGGCCAAGGTGCTGGGCACCGACGTCACCCCGCTGAACGGCTACAACGTCGGCGTGGGGATGCCGGTCATCGTGAAGTTCAGCGAGCCTGTCGAAAACCGTGCCGCGGCGCAGAAGCGGCTGGTGCTGGAGACGTCCAAGCCGGTCGAGGGCGCCTGGCACTGGTTCAGCGACTCCGAGGTTCACTACCGTCCGAGGACCTACTGGCCCGCGCACACCAACGTGACACTGAAGGTCAACACCAAGGACTTCGACGCCGGCAACGGGGCCTGGGGAATCAAGGACAAGGTCCGCCGCTTCAGCATCACCAACTCGGTGGTCACCAAGGTCGACCTCGACCGCACCCACACCGCGAAGGTCTACGTCGACGGCAAGTTGGCCCGCACGATCGACGTGACCGGCGGAAAGAAGGGCTGGCGGACCCGCAACGGCACGAAGGTGATTCTGGAGAAGCGGGAGAACGTCCTCTTCAAGAACGAGGCCATCGGCGAGAAGGAGCACTACCGGCTGACCGGACGGTGGGCGCTCCGGCTGACCTGGAGTGGTGAGTTCCTGCACACCGCCACCTGGTCGACCGCCTCACAGGGCCACGCCAATACCAGCCATGGCTGCGTGGGCATGAGCACGCGTGACTCCGACTGGCTGTGGCACGTGGCCCACGTCGGTGACCCGGTGGAGGTGTCCAGCAAGCACGGCTCCCCGATGCAGACCACCGGCAACGGGTACGGCGACTGGAACATGTCCTGGAGCGACTGGAAGGCCGGCAGCGCGCTGTAG
- a CDS encoding ATP-binding cassette domain-containing protein → MAGLRLDDLSVEGVCTSWSLTVPAGTVRAAVVRDQESVRDLLEVVLGLAAPAGGRVLADGVNVLEQPDDHHRRRRHRAGNDDQCRVRYVPASGGLEPGLTLQQNLTRASCPAVRVPRRRAAAQARETATRLGLRRLLGRYPEHLTVGQRQLAGFAMALCWRPCALVVEDSPDLPTWDAALEFERLRLDPTGGPGPRRLFADVAGLVLTTDPARTRLLDPDPIGVQPGEPVGGSTPPDTDRGSGHA, encoded by the coding sequence ATGGCCGGATTGCGACTGGACGACCTCAGCGTCGAGGGCGTGTGCACGTCCTGGTCGTTGACCGTGCCCGCCGGCACCGTCCGCGCCGCCGTCGTACGTGACCAGGAGTCGGTGCGCGACCTGCTCGAGGTGGTTCTCGGGCTCGCGGCACCGGCCGGCGGCCGGGTGCTGGCCGACGGCGTGAACGTCCTGGAGCAACCCGACGACCACCACCGGCGCCGCCGGCACCGCGCCGGTAACGACGACCAGTGCCGGGTGCGGTACGTCCCGGCCTCGGGCGGGCTCGAGCCCGGGCTGACCCTGCAGCAGAACCTCACCCGCGCGAGCTGCCCTGCTGTGCGGGTGCCCCGCCGGAGGGCGGCCGCGCAGGCCCGGGAGACCGCGACCCGGCTGGGGTTGCGACGGCTGCTGGGCCGCTACCCCGAACACCTCACCGTCGGCCAGCGTCAGCTCGCGGGGTTCGCGATGGCGCTGTGCTGGCGGCCGTGCGCGCTGGTGGTGGAGGACTCCCCCGACCTGCCCACGTGGGACGCGGCGCTGGAGTTCGAACGCCTGCGGCTGGACCCGACGGGCGGGCCCGGGCCGAGGCGGCTGTTCGCCGACGTGGCCGGGCTGGTGCTCACCACCGACCCGGCCCGCACCAGGCTGCTCGACCCCGACCCGATAGGCGTACAGCCCGGCGAGCCGGTCGGTGGAAGCACGCCCCCGGACACCGACCGCGGCAGTGGCCATGCCTGA
- the ctaD gene encoding aa3-type cytochrome oxidase subunit I, translating to MTILSERRQASDFPTEPVRTRSTGAKIVSWMTTTDHKVIGHLYLVTSFAFFLVAGLMALIMRSELARPGMQILGKTNGELIYNQLFTMHGTIMLLLFATPLFVGFANVIMPLQIGAPDVAFPRMNMLSYWMFLFGGLIVMASFLTPSGAPDFGWTAYTPLSDAVRTPGVGGDLWVMGLYIAGLGTILGSVNFVTTIFCMRAPGMTMFRMPIFTWNVLVTSVLALIAFPILAGALLMLEADRQFGAHVFDPANGGAGPLLWQHLFWFFGHPEVYIIALPFFGIITEIIPVFSRKPLFGYVGMVLATMGIAALSVAVWAHHMFVTGMVDLPFFSFMTFLIAVPTGMKFFNWIGSMWRGSISFDTPMLWAIGFLVTFLFGGLTGVILAAPPLDFHVSDTYFVVAHFHYVVFGTVVFAMFAGFYFWWPKMTGRMLNETLGKVHFWTLFFGFHLTFLVQHWLGVEGMPRRYADYPVEDGFATLNTVSTIGAFLLGMSTLPFLLNVIMSWKSPKVGVDDPWGWGRSLEWATSSPPPRHNFTSIPRIRSESPAFDVHHPEIALLELAQNDPHGVADMPEQSGRDSQLHSSSQQNRKDRS from the coding sequence GTGACGATTCTCAGTGAGCGCCGGCAGGCGTCCGACTTCCCGACCGAGCCGGTACGCACCCGCAGTACGGGCGCGAAGATCGTGTCGTGGATGACCACGACCGACCACAAGGTGATCGGCCACCTCTACCTCGTCACGTCGTTCGCGTTCTTCCTGGTCGCCGGTCTGATGGCGCTGATCATGCGGTCCGAGCTGGCCCGCCCCGGCATGCAGATCCTCGGCAAGACCAACGGCGAACTCATCTACAACCAGCTGTTCACCATGCACGGCACGATCATGCTGCTGCTGTTCGCGACGCCGCTGTTCGTCGGGTTCGCCAACGTGATCATGCCGTTGCAGATCGGCGCGCCGGACGTCGCGTTCCCGCGGATGAACATGCTCAGCTACTGGATGTTCCTGTTCGGTGGCCTGATCGTGATGGCGTCGTTCCTGACGCCCTCCGGTGCCCCGGACTTCGGCTGGACGGCGTACACCCCGCTGTCGGACGCCGTGCGGACCCCCGGCGTCGGCGGCGACCTGTGGGTGATGGGCCTCTACATCGCCGGTCTGGGAACGATCCTCGGCTCGGTCAACTTCGTCACCACGATCTTCTGCATGCGGGCGCCCGGCATGACGATGTTCCGGATGCCGATCTTCACCTGGAACGTCCTGGTGACCAGCGTCCTCGCGCTGATCGCGTTCCCGATCCTCGCCGGTGCGCTCCTGATGCTGGAGGCCGACCGGCAGTTTGGTGCGCACGTGTTCGACCCGGCCAACGGAGGCGCAGGTCCGCTGCTGTGGCAGCACCTGTTCTGGTTCTTCGGCCACCCCGAGGTCTACATCATCGCGCTGCCGTTCTTCGGGATCATCACCGAGATCATCCCGGTGTTCAGCCGCAAGCCGCTGTTCGGGTACGTCGGCATGGTGCTGGCCACGATGGGGATCGCCGCCCTCTCGGTCGCGGTGTGGGCGCACCACATGTTCGTGACGGGCATGGTCGATCTGCCGTTCTTCTCGTTCATGACGTTCCTCATCGCGGTGCCGACCGGGATGAAGTTCTTCAACTGGATCGGCTCGATGTGGCGCGGCTCGATCAGCTTCGACACCCCGATGCTGTGGGCGATCGGCTTCCTGGTGACGTTCCTGTTCGGTGGGCTCACCGGCGTGATCCTCGCCGCGCCGCCGCTGGACTTCCACGTCAGCGACACCTACTTCGTGGTCGCCCACTTCCACTACGTCGTGTTCGGCACCGTGGTGTTCGCGATGTTCGCGGGCTTCTACTTCTGGTGGCCGAAGATGACCGGCCGGATGCTGAACGAAACTCTCGGGAAGGTTCACTTCTGGACGCTGTTCTTCGGCTTCCACCTGACCTTCCTGGTGCAGCACTGGCTGGGCGTGGAGGGCATGCCCCGCCGGTACGCCGACTACCCGGTCGAGGACGGCTTCGCCACGCTGAACACCGTCTCCACCATCGGCGCCTTCCTTCTCGGGATGTCCACGTTGCCGTTTCTGCTCAACGTGATCATGTCCTGGAAGTCGCCGAAGGTCGGCGTCGACGACCCGTGGGGCTGGGGCCGTTCGCTGGAGTGGGCCACCTCGTCCCCTCCGCCGCGGCACAACTTCACCTCGATCCCGCGGATCCGTTCGGAAAGCCCGGCGTTCGACGTCCACCACCCCGAGATCGCGCTGCTCGAACTCGCGCAGAACGATCCGCACGGTGTCGCCGACATGCCTGAGCAGAGCGGCCGCGACAGTCAACTCCACTCCAGCTCGCAGCAGAACCGGAAGGACCGCTCGTGA